In one window of Vanrija pseudolonga chromosome 5, complete sequence DNA:
- the sidH_1 gene encoding Mevalonyl-coenzyme A hydratase sidH, with translation MTPPPPIPDDVAVLSYPAPHVLHIAMNRPKRLNAITNSMSHTLAAIFDWFEAEPELRVAVFGSTSRRAWCVGADLGEWSPEKSFTMPRDGVAGLSKRITKKPVIAAINGFAVGAGAELALGADLLVVGETATLGFPEAKRGTTVMAGGVHKLVRVVGHYKAAELVLTGRDIPAAEALELKLVNFVVADDEVEARALALAVEIAGNSPDSVQCGLYGIRLTNEVASVTQAGVLFADSAGMRAVNHGENIKEGIKAFQEKRAPVWRPSKL, from the exons AtgacgcccccgcccccgatCCCCGACGACGTAGCGGTCCTGTCgtaccccgcgccgcacgtGCTCCACATCGCGATGAACCGCCCGAAGCGGCTCAACGCGATAACCAACTCGATGAGCCATACCCTCGCGGCCATCTTCGACTGgttcgaggccgagccaGAGCTGCGGGTCGCGGTGTTTGGCAGCACGTCCCGGCGGGCGTggtgcgtcggcgccgacctgggcgagTGG TCGCCAGAAAAGTCGTTCACTATGCCGCGCGATGGCGTCGCAGGACTCAGCAAGCGCATCACGAA GAAGCCAGTGATCGCCGCGATAAACGGCTTCgcagtcggcgccggggccgaactagccctcggcgccgacctgctcgtcgtcggcgagaccGCGACGCTCGGCTTCCCCGAAGCGAAGCGCGGCACGACCGTcatggcgggcggcgtgcacAAGCTCGTACGCGTCGTGGGGCACtacaaggccgccgagctggtgcTTACGGGCCGCGATATccccgcggccgaggcgctcgaaCTCAAGCTGGTCAACTTTGTcgttgccgacgacgaggtcgaggcgcggGCGTTGGCTTTGGCCGTGGAGATTGCGGGGAactcgcccgactcggtgCAGTGCGGGTTGTatg GTATTCGCCTCACGAACGAAGTCGCATCCGTCACGCAGGCCGGAGTCCTCTTTGCCGACTCGGCAGGCATGCGCGCCGTCAACCACGGCGAGAACATCAAGGAGGGCATCAAGGCGTTCCAGGAGAAGCGTGCGCCGGTGTGGCGGCCGTCCAAGTTGTag
- the RTL1 gene encoding Retrotransposon-like protein 1, with protein MMLDTPAGWMCPRPDPFSGACELLENFLTQVDLNIELHPAQFPDERTKVLFAAAHLRGQALKWFAGRRRTNKGLSDDFDLFLRELRNLFSKPEPIDVASTRLMGMTQRTTAHQFFIDFSIEADKLGWNDQTKIMSFHHGLKAPLKESIQGLVWPTTFDEFGRQVVQVDEGMLSRAAGQGGKADVQAPSMRWMMRASRLVLTWDAVPPTWAWTEQATQLDLTTQAKALADASKPVGNGVTKPTTHTNGVPNGSAALATKPMAKQPSRTQSDDTPKAYTTQPKAIFSATRKSEDATRRSYTRKQVPEAYARKSLEEARI; from the exons ATGATGCTCGACACACCCGCTGGCTGGATGTGCCCCCGGCCCGACCCGTTCTCTGGCGCCTGCGAGCTGCTAGAGAACTTCCTGACGCAGGTCGACCTCAACATCGAGCTGCACCCCGCCCAGTTCCCGGACGAGCGCACGAAAGTCCTCTTCGCAGCCGCGCACCTCCGGGGGCAGGCGCTCAAGTGGTTCGCTGGGCGCAGACGGACCAACAAGGGCCTATCCGACGACTTTGACCTGTTCCtccgcgagctgcgcaaCCTCTTCAGCAAGCCCGAGCCGATCGacgtcgcgagcacgcggTTGATGGGCATGACGCAGCGCACTACCGCGCACCAGTTCTTCATCGACTTCAgcatcgaggccgacaagctcggctGGAACGACCAGACCAAGATCATGAGCTTCCACCACGGCCTCAAGGCGCCGCTGAAAGAGAGCATACAGGGCCTCGTGTGGCCCACGACCTTTGATGAGTTTGGCCGCCAGGTCGtccaggtcgacgaggggATGCTGTCCCGCGCTGCCGGACAGGGCGGAAAAGCCGACGTGCAGGCGCCGTCGATGCGCTGGATgatgcgcgcgtcgag GCTTGTATTGACATGGGACGCAGTgccgccgacctgggcgTGGACCGAACAAGCCACCCAACTCGACCTCACGACGCAGgccaaggccctcgccgaTGCCTCCAAGCCCGTAGGCAACGGCGTCACCAAGCCGACAACCCACACGAACGGCGTGCCCAACGGCTCGGCAGCGCTCGCCACCAAGCCCATGGCCAAACAGCCCTCCCGCACGCAGTCAGACGACACGCCCAAGGCATACACTACCCAGCCAAAGGCCATCTTCAGCGCTACCCGCAAGTCGgaggacgcgacgcgcaggAGTTATACGCGCAAGCAGGTACCTGAGGCGTATGCGCGCAAGTCGTTAGAGGAGGCGAGGATCtag
- the ygeX gene encoding Diaminopropionate ammonia-lyase yields the protein MTTSSAASTSNPVQRVHSALFPTAAPTTLHALPSLAAELGVKALYVKDESARYGLPAFKILGASYALASVLGRRWGVEPWDVAALRERAAKDQVTVFAATDGNHGRATAHTARLLGLPAHIYVPRTVEPWSVKAIESEGCPVTQVDADYDGAVRAAADAAEAAHGLLIQDMSWEDYVDIPELITQGYMTILSEADAQLPPGVQATAVIVPVGVGSLAHAVVQWYHGGVSGPALSTSPNVRILSAEPEAAPCLHTSLANGAPTPVETSFTIMPGLNCGTVNPEAWPDLQRVIRPADALVVTDDEARAEVAALGGLGVPAGPCGAASLAAARKASLGKEDVLVLICTEGVAGSA from the exons ATGaccaccagcagcgcagcCTCCACGTCCAACCCGGTACAGCGCGTGCACAGCGCGCTTTTTCCAACGGCCGCCCCGACAACGCTGCACGCGCTGCCAagcctcgcggccgagctgggcgtgaAAGCCTTGTACGTCAAGGACGAGTCGGCTCGTTACGGCCTGCCGGCGTTCAAGATCCTCGGGGCGAGCTATgcgctcgcgagcgtgcTCGGGCGTCGGTGGGGCGTGGAGCCGTGGGAcgtcgctgcgctgcgggAGCGTGCGGCGAAAGACCAGGTCACGGTGTTCGCCGCGACGGATG GTAACCATGGCCGCGCGACCGCGCACACTGCCCGCCTGCTGGGCCTCCCGGCACACATCTACGTCCCGCGCACGGTGGAGCCGTGGTCCGTCAAGGCGATCGAGAGCGAGGGATGCCCCGTGACGCAGGTCGACGCGGACTacgacggcgcggtgcgcgctgccgccgacgccgctgaggCCGCGCACGGGCTGTTGATCCAGGACATGTCATGGGAGGACTATGTCGATATCCCAGAG CTCATTACACAAGGATACATGACCATCCTGTCCGAGGCGGACGCGCAGCTGCCACCGGGGGTACAGGCTACGGCCGTCATCGTGCCCGTCGGTGtgggctcgctcgcgcacgcaGTGGTGCAGTGGTaccacggcggcgtgtcCGGCCCCGCCCTGAGCACCTCACCCAACGTGCGCATCCTGTCCGCCGAACCCGAGGCCGCGCCGTGTCTTCACACGTCGCTGGCGAACGGCGCCCCGACGCCAGTGGAGACAAGCTTCACCATCATGCCGGGGCTCAACTGCGGCACGGTGAACCCCGAGGCATGGCCCGACCTCCAGCGGGTCATCCGCCCGGCGGACGCGCTGGTggtgaccgacgacgaggcgcgcgccgaggtcgcagcgctcggcgggctcggcgtgcccgccGGCCCGTGTGGTGCTGCGAGTCTGGCCGCGGCCCGCAAGGCGAGCCTTGGCAAGGAGGACGTGCTCGTGCTTATCTGCACAGAGGGGGTCGCGGGGAGCGCATAG
- the novR gene encoding Decarboxylase NovR, whose protein sequence is MASPSTTTATTTSPTLRLRGQASVQASPATPGFPITSDFDASPFKDVQTGHTRTMLPVFASPEEERKYRKEHLALVFRIMHRFKLAEGIAGHCSVRDPVEPDTFWVNPQGKSFARMKQSDLVRCRIADGVMVEGIAPTDASASSIHSQIYRVRGREGPAGIEAIVHVHGPNTKAFSSLGRVLDMISQDACAYHDEMVLVPFGGAVFDNTEGERIASIAGSKRIAILQNHGIVAMGKLSIDEAAWWQINFEMCCQAQLLADAARRPTDPIVEAGPEEIASTKAEMGTPEMGWFSLAQYIEDEEYYSQGEHKL, encoded by the exons ATGGCATCCCCCTCAACcacaacggcgacgaccacctcgccgactCTCCGCCTTCGGGGCCAGGCGTCCGTCCAGGCCTCTCCCGCGACCCCCGGGTTCCCTATCACTTCAGACTTCGACGCGTCCCCGTTCAAGGATGTGCAGACGGGCCACACGCGGACCATGCTCCCCGTGTTTGCCAgccccgaggaggagcgcaagtACCGCAAGGAGCACCTGGCTCTCGTCTTCCGCATCATGCACCGgttcaagctcgccgaggggATTGCGG GCCACTGCAGCGTCCGCGACCCCGTCGAGCCCGACACGTTCTGGGTGAACCCGCAGGGCAAGTCGTTTGCGCGCATGAAGCAGTCGGACCTGGTCCGCTGCCGcatcgccgacggcgtcatgGTCGAGGGCatcgcgccgaccgacgcaagcgcctcgtcgatTCACTCGCAGATCTACCGCGTGCGCGGGCGTGAGGGACCCGCAGGCATCGAGGCGATCGTGCATGTCCACGGGCCCAACACCAAGGCGTTCAGCTCGCTcgggcgcgtgctcgacatgATCTCGCAGGACGCCTGCGCGTACCATGACGAGATGGTGCTCGTGCCcttcggcggcgccgtgttTGACAACACTGAGGGCGAGCGCATTGCGAGCATTGCAGGCAGCAAGCGCATTGCCATCCTCCAGAACCACGGCATCGTCGCCATGGGCAAGCTGTcgatcgacgaggcggcgtggtg GCAGATCAACTTTGAGATGTGCTGCcaggcgcagctgctcgctgacgcggcccgccgcccgaccGACCCCAttgtcgaggccggcccAGAAGAGATTGCGTccaccaaggccgagatggGCACGCCTGAGATGGGCTGGTTCTCGCTGGCGCAGTacatcgaggacgaggagtaCTACTCGCAGGGGGAGCACAAGCTGTAG
- the radE_1 gene encoding Efflux pump radE: MSTPIPAPAAAAAAAPTDDEYQLQRSRNGCLTCRARRVKCDEIKPQCGRCKAGGRDCGWGPEKAPNPRKRKRKPPTTTTADGPARTASRPPNGASPEPAAPSRAGSSSSSHVPSSSTKPAPATAPDLPPVDWISANSRKKLMMDPSFLNAFFPRVDEMLTFRHYIGNAEDLIAFNSQRSPFNPWVTIHAPLAFRYSPGTCDTTDALRTAMLAVGAVRLRFIDDPTNQAAACRVTAEARKRVLGLLAHVLADPEKYEDEVETAFAALLSITVSSSLSADNGWDDLLTTVLKLIDRLGGAQKILSSTPRSHYSVTRFVLEQLAIRDVIACMTLGRRPSLIRQPFEPWFFEIEQWSGTDVEWESVERMFGVTRGMVDVMARACSLIGIARESTTLGGRPPRELQDSASGLLAELQVWDHGFNFSPYHSRTQYGNHCFRHAMRIALLRDVLGLDQDDEKVVSSARAIIELARELDAEYGPLNWLMWPLLLAGFHIGRDLEAREPLLQLLEHPGPHMCFDSRAGIHLLKEYWRQQDAGGGGNSLTHWQVNTSNTSNNENDGASQTASTVAVTTTSASEKRTTIHEATPSSELDGEHNTLRQTVTTRTTRSVAEALRALEDFDNAPENARNWSNRTKWSTVITVALTAFVSTCGSTMAVPGIPYAMRDFGEKNEKVGILIAGCYVLGMGTGPFLFAPLSELYGRQPAYMLSQTLFVIFCMAAALAPNMPGLIILRFLCGCFGSVGPTLGVATCADMFIPQERGRPVSLYAIGPMAGPPLGSMFGYWIVFGGWRWLHWAITILGGVNWVLLVFFARETFAPAIQKKFTYRVRHPPDENAGAVRRWLTDFRWMSAMVSADQAKAAFSSAFSRPPRLLFGNPVASISSVYYAYIFSILYLFVVALNKLFGRAPYADPKLFSYGWPQATVGLSYTGMATGFFSAAFTAAAFQDKIYKYLSKRNGDQGRPEYRLLLTQIGITLMPIGLLIFGWTAHAEVHWIAPMIGQFILSYGTMLAFNTLQAFIVDAFFPYSAAAVAGAVFVRSVLACIISVFAPQMFTVMGWGWGGTFLALVAATGIPLPTIMFKYGARLRERFKFKG, translated from the exons atgtcgacgccgatcccagcgccagcagcagcagcagcagcagcacctaCGGACGACGAGTACCAGCTGCAGCGGTCGCGAAACGGGTGCTTGACGTGCCGCGCCAGAAGGGTCAAGTGCGACGAGATCAAGCCCCAGTGCGGGCGGTGcaaggcgggcgggcgggat TGCGGCTGGGGGCCCGAGAAGGCGCCCAACCCGCGTAAACGCAAGCGCAagcccccgacgacgacgacagccgaCGGCCCGGCACGCACGGCTTCGAGGCCGCCGAACGGCGCCTCCCCCGAGCCCGCTGCGCCGTCCCGCGctggctcgagctcgtcctcccacgtacccagcagcagcaccaagcCCGCGCCAGCTACCGCACCTGACCTGCCGCCCGTGGACTGGATCTCGGCCAACTCGCGCAAGAAGCTCATGATGGATCC ATCATTCCTCAACGCCTTCTTTCCACGAGT cgacgagaTGCTCACGTTCCGGCATTACATTGGCAACGCGGAGGACCTCATCGCATTCAACTCGCAGCGCAGCCCGTTCAACCCCTGGGTCACGATTCACGCGCCTCTTGCTTTCCGCTACTCGCCTGG GACATGCGACACGACCGACGCGCTGCGTACCGCCAtgctcgctgtcggcgctgtGCGGCTGCGCTTCATCGACGACCCGACCAACCaggccgccgcgtgccgcgtCACTGCTGAGGCGCGGAAGCGCGTGCTCGGGCTGCTGGCTCACGTTCTCGCCGACCCGGAAAAgtacgaggacgaggtggagacGGCGTTTGCTGCGTTGTTGAGCATCACCGTGTCGAGT AGCCTGTCGGCAGATAACGGATGGGACGACCTCTTGACGACCGTCCTCAAACTCATCGACCGGCTAGGCGGGGCGCAAAAGATCCtctcgtcgaccccgcgctcgcaCTACAGCGTCACGCGGttcgtgctcgagcagcttgcgATCCGCGACGTGATCGCGTGCATGACGCTTGGGCGGCGGCCCAGCTTGATCCGGCAGCCGTTCGAGCCGTGGTTCTTTGAGATTGAGCAGTGGTCAGgcaccgacgtcgagtggGAGAGCGTGGAGCGCATGTTTGGCGTGACGCGGGGCATGGTCGACGTGATGGCACGA GCATGCTCGCTGATCGGGATCGCGCGCGAGTCGACGACGCTCGGCggacgcccgccgcgcgagctgcaAGACTCTGCGAGCGGCCTGCTTGCCGAACTCCAGGTATGGGACCACGGCTTCAACTTCTCCCCATACCACAGCCGCACGCAGTACGGTAACCACTGCTTCCGGCACGCGATGAGGATTGCACTGCTGCGCGATGTGCTGGGGTTGGAccaggacgacgagaaggtcgtgtcgagcgcgcgggccaTTATCGAGCTCGCGAGAGAGCTGGACGCAGAGTACGGGCCGCTGAactg GCTCATGTGGCCTCTCCTCCTTGCGGGTTTCCATATCGGCCGTGACCTGGAGGCCCGCGAGCCtctcctccagctcctcgagcacccgGG GCCCCACATGTGCTTCGATTCACGCGCAGGCATCCACCTGCTGAAGGAGTACTGGCGGCAGCAGGacgccggcggaggcgggaACTCGCTCACGCACTGGCAGGT CAACACCAGCAACACCAGTAACAATGAAAACGACGGCGCGAGCcagacggcgtcgacagTGGCCGtgacgaccacctcggcgtccgagaaACGCACCACCATCCATGAggcgacgccctcgtccgagctcgacggcgagcacaaCACCCTCCGGCAGACAGTCACGACCCGCACGACCCGCTCGGTCGCGGAAGCCCTCCGCGCCCTAGAGGACTTTGACAACGCGCCCGAGAACGCGCGCAACTGGTCGAACCGCACAAAGTGGAGCACGGTGATCACGGTCGCCTTGACGGCCTTTGTGAGCACATGCGGGAGCACGATGGCCGTGCCCGGCATTCCGTACGCCATGCGCGACTTCGGCGAGAAGAACGAGAAGGTCGGGATATTGATTGCCGGCTGTTACGTCCTCGGCATGGG CACCGGGCCGTTCCTCTTCGCGCCCCTGTCCGAGCTGTATGGCCGCCAGCCGGCGTACATGCTCTCGCAGACGCTCTTCGTCATCTTctgcatggcggcggcgctggcgccaaA CATGCCGGGCCTGATCATCCTCCGTTTCCTCTGCGGGTGCTTCGGCTCGGTTGGGCCGAcactcggcgtcgcgacctGCGCCGACATGTTCATCCCGCAGGAGCGCGGGCGCCCCGTGTCGCTGTACGCTATCGGCCCCATGGCTGGCCCCCCGTTAGGGTCAATGTTCGGCTACTGGATCGTGTTtggcggctggcgctggctgcaCTGGGCGATCAcgatcctcggcggcgtcaactgggtgctgctggtcTTCTTCGCGCGCGAGACCTTCGCGCCGGCCATCCAGAAGAAGTTTACCTACCGCGTGCGCCACCCGCCCGACGAgaacgccggcgcggtgcgccgcTGGCTCACCGACTTCCGCTGGATGAGCGCCATGGTGTCTGCcgaccaggccaaggccgccttctcgagcgcgttcagccgccccccgcgcctgCTGTTCGGGAACCCCGTGGCGTCGATTTCGAGCGTTTACTACGCGTACATCTTTT CCATTCTCTACCTCTTCGTGGTGGCCCTCAACAAGCTGTTTggccgcgcgccgtacgCCGACCCCAAGCTGTTCAGCTATGGCTGGCCGCAGGCAACCGTCGGCCTGTCGTACACGGGCATGGCGACAGGCTTCTTCAGCGCGGCGTTTACTGCCGCCGCGTTCCAGGACAAGATCTACAAGTACCTGTCGAAACGGAACGGCGACCAGGGTAGGCCAGAGTATCGC CTTCTCCTCACCCAGATCGGCATCACGCTCATGCCTATCGGCCTGCTCATCTTTGGGTGGACGgcccacgccgaggtgcacTGGATCGCTCCGATGATCGGCCAGTTCATCCTGTCGTACGGCACCATGCTGGCGTTCAACACGCTGCAGGCCTTTATTGTCGACGCCTTCTTCCCGtactcggcggcagcggttGCCGGTGCCGTGTTTGTGCGCTCCGTGCTCGCGTGTATCATCTCCGTCTTCGCGCCGCAGATGTTCACAGTCatgggctggggctggggtgggacgttcctcgcgctcgtcgcggcgacgggcatCCCCCTGCCCACCATCATGTTCAagtacggcgcgcgcctgcgcgagcgcttcAAATTTAAAGGATAG
- the mtr_20 gene encoding N amino acid transport system protein, translating into MSTTHDNYDPEKQENTPYSSGKDQNYAVEVAPAGGVVQHDAVFSDMSEGGPNYRSLGMLGAFVLMTKANVGLGVLSIPFVFMSVGMVPGIILLIIMNMIIMYCALVIGDFKQNHPEMYAIADAGFIIGGKVGREYFGIAFLLFMIFVAGAGMVGVSTALNAVSTHGACTAIFIFVAAIAGWACASVRTLGKVAWLGWIGLVSILLAILILTIAVGVQDRPFAAPKTGPWEKNIHIFVAATFSDAMSSVNDVVFAFAATPAYFGIISEMRDPRQYKKAMVWSMGFVLILYLVIGVVVYHFCGQYVSSPALGSAGKLMKKVCYGVAIPALLVTLTIYAHLAAKYFFVRILAGSEDLTKPTRRHWTIWLGSTFATVAIAYLIASAIPIFGNLISLIGALIGPSVCIIPYNLMWWHDNWRFKESSQRNVVMAAVNGILLVIGVFVTIAGTYAAVQTIVHDKSRNKPWSCADNSHSV; encoded by the exons ATGTCGACGACCCACGACAACTACGATCCCGAAAAGCAAGAAAACACTCCTTACAGCAGCGGCAAAGACCAGAACTATGCCGTTGAGGTCGCACCCGCCGGCGGTGTCGTCCAGCACGACGCCGTGTTCAGCGACATGAGCGAGGGCGGACCAAACTACCGTTCG CTGGGCATGCTCGGCGCCTTTGTCCTCATGACCAAGGCCaacgtcggcctcggagtCCTCTCCATTCCATTCGTTTTCATGTCGGTTGGCATGGTCCCCGGTATCATTCTCCTGATCATCATGAACATGATCATCATGT ACTGCgccctcgtcatcggcgaCTTCAAGCAGAACCACCCCGAGATGtacgccatcgccgacgccggcttcatcatcggcggcaaggtcggccgCGAGTACTTTGGCATTGCCTTTCTCCTCTTCATGATCTTCGTCGCCGGTGCTGGCATGGTCGGTGTCTCGaccgcgctcaacgccgtgTCGACCCACGGCGCGTGCACTGCCATCTTCATCTTCGTTGCCGCCATTGCCGGCTGGGCGTGCGCCTCGGTCCGCACGCTCGGCAAGGTTGCCTGGCTTGGCTGGATCGGTCTCGTGTCGATCCTGCTTgccatcctcatcctcaccaTCGCTGTTGGTGTCCAGGACCGCCCCTTCGCCGCCCCCAAGACCGGCCCGTGGGAGAAGAACATCCACAtcttcgtcgccgccaccttcTCCGACGCCATGAGCTCGGTCAACGACGTCGTCTTCGCCTTtgccgccacccccgcctaCTTTGGTATCATCTCCGAGATGCGCGACCCCCGCCAGTACAAGAAGGCCATGGTCTGGTCCATGGGCTTTGTCCTCATCCTCTACCTTGTCATTGGTGTCGTCGTCTACCACTTCTGCGGCCAGTATGTCTCGTCCCCtgccctcggctcggcgggtAAGCTCATGAAGAAGGTCTGCTACGGCGTCGCCATCcctgccctcctcgtcaccctcACCATCTACGCCCACCTTGCCGCCAAGTACTTCTTTGTTCGTATCCTCGCCGGCTCGGAGGACCTCACCAagcccacccgccgccactggaCCATCTGGCTTGGCTCAACCTTCGCCACTGTCGCCATTGCCTACCTTATCGCGTCGGCCATCCCCATCTTTGGCAACCTCATCTCCCTCATCGGCGCCCTTATCGGCCCCTCGGTCTGCATCATCCCCTACAACCTCATGTGGTGGCACGACAACTGGCGCTTCAAGGAGTCGAGCCAGCGCAACGTCGTCATGGCCGCCGTCAACGGTATCCTGCTCGTCATTGGTGTCTTTGTCACCATTGCCGGCACGTACGCCGCCGTCCAGACCATTGTCCACGACAAGTCGCGCAACAAGCCTTGGTCGTGCGCCGACAACTCGCACTCGGTTTAA